The sequence below is a genomic window from Uranotaenia lowii strain MFRU-FL chromosome 2, ASM2978415v1, whole genome shotgun sequence.
ATTTCTTCTTCGACGGATCGGTAGTCAAAGTCTTCGCCGTTGGCAGAGGCTATCCTAAGATCTGTAGTCATATCCACTAGGGATTGAGTGTTTTCGCGGAACTTTTTCAGATCTGCTTTCTCCTTTCCGAAGTAGTCGTTGGATTTTTGCTTCTGCACGAAGTCGTAGATGTTGTTGGCCAAGTTGAGGACTATGGGGGCCACCTGCTGGTAGATTTCCTTCTCGTcatcgtcttcgtcgtcgtccTCCTCCAGCTGCTGCTGGTAGCGTTTGATCGAGGAGAATATTTTTTCGACCCGTTCGAATTCTCCCTGCAGGGTCATGACTTTGGTTTGGAGGTGCCGGATTAGTTTGACGGCGGTTGCCGAGGTCATTTTGAGATTTCGGCCAGCTTCGGTGCTGATAGATTTGGTCTGCAGGATTGACATAACTTCACTTTGGTAGGAAAAACGAAGTCCATCGAGCCAGGACTGGACGGCTGGGGTGTGGCCGTTGAGGAGAGGATTTTCGTAATGGGTGAAGTTTAGATCGTCTCCGGTGGATATTCGATTGGTAACGTCATGCTGAGGTTCCTCGTAGAAGTTGTCGATCAGTTTGGTCGGTCGAAGTTTCATGGGTGATCGCTGGGTTCTTGTTGGAGTTTGTGGAAGCGATCGGTAGAACTTGGGTGGGTACATTATGGGTGTTGAAGTTCCGTTAGGGTACAGTTCTGAGTAAGTTGGTAACTCCTTGTCTCTCGTAGGTATACTATCGGGATCTCGATCTTTCCATGTGGCATGCTCCGGAGAAACGTATCCGAACACCACAGTTTCATTGTTGTAGCTCTCCGAGGATTTAAGTATACTTTTAGGGGTTTTGAGGGCAGCTAGGTTATCTTCATTCGAAAGTGTTTTGTTAAGGATATTTGAAAGTTCACTGCTGTCCAATGAAATCATTTGTTCGTCGGAATCACGAAGCTGATTGCTTAGATCGCGTTTTACACGAAGCACACACTTCGTAATGACTCTGCCTCTTTTGAGAGAGCTTCCACTACTTCGGGTGGGACATTGGCACGGTGTTGAAGAGCTCGGAGATTCATCCTCCTCGCTCGATTTGGCTGGCTTTTCAGCACTCGTATGACTAGAATCGATTAAAGGTGATGTGTTGTTAAAATTGATGCTATCTATTTTGGCCATCAGATCCTCTTCGCTTGGAGCAGGTGAACTGGGCTCACTACTGTACGATATCCTACGGATGGGAGCATCGGGGCGAGAGTGTTCCGATTGTGGAGCAGGTCTTCGGATCACTGTTGGTGGAGTAGGGGCTTCACTGCCGATTGACGGGGATCGTTGCTGGAACAGCTGTTCGTTGATCGTTCGTTTCGGCGTTAACTTATCCGGTGTGGAAAGGTTTTCGTTTCGATTTCGGCTCGTAGACGCCATGTTTGGCGATAGTTCGGTGTCAGAGAATCCAGAGTCCTGgttgaaacataagaaaaatgTCAGATATTTGGCTTACTATTCTCTCCCTATTTTTATAATCGAgtaaacaaatcaaaatcaaattcctCTCCTCTTACCTGACTCTTATGACTAGCGGGGCTTCCCTGACGTCCATTCCAATTAAGATTAGTAGCGCTTCTTGTACTGCTattattgctgctgctgctgctcacaTTTCCATTCGCCTGTTTCTCCGGCGTTCGCTGCAGACTGAGCTCATCTTCTTCATCCAGTTCCGGAAAACTGCTAGGCAGATTCAGCCTCCCACCTAGTGGTGCCCTAATCGCACCCTGGAAATAGTATCCACTTCCACTAATCCCGAACAAACCGCTGCTGGAATAGGCTGGATTATCCTGTGGTGGGCCATTTCCGTACCACACCCGACTCTGGGACCGCTTGAAGTTTGATTGAGACATCTGTAAGTGAAACAGAACCAAAAAAGGCGTACATTAAAAACATGG
It includes:
- the LOC129747602 gene encoding uncharacterized protein LOC129747602, with the translated sequence MSSMSQSNFKRSQSRVWYGNGPPQDNPAYSSSGLFGISGSGYYFQGAIRAPLGGRLNLPSSFPELDEEDELSLQRTPEKQANGNVSSSSSNNSSTRSATNLNWNGRQGSPASHKSQDSGFSDTELSPNMASTSRNRNENLSTPDKLTPKRTINEQLFQQRSPSIGSEAPTPPTVIRRPAPQSEHSRPDAPIRRISYSSEPSSPAPSEEDLMAKIDSINFNNTSPLIDSSHTSAEKPAKSSEEDESPSSSTPCQCPTRSSGSSLKRGRVITKCVLRVKRDLSNQLRDSDEQMISLDSSELSNILNKTLSNEDNLAALKTPKSILKSSESYNNETVVFGYVSPEHATWKDRDPDSIPTRDKELPTYSELYPNGTSTPIMYPPKFYRSLPQTPTRTQRSPMKLRPTKLIDNFYEEPQHDVTNRISTGDDLNFTHYENPLLNGHTPAVQSWLDGLRFSYQSEVMSILQTKSISTEAGRNLKMTSATAVKLIRHLQTKVMTLQGEFERVEKIFSSIKRYQQQLEEDDDEDDDEKEIYQQVAPIVLNLANNIYDFVQKQKSNDYFGKEKADLKKFRENTQSLVDMTTDLRIASANGEDFDYRSVEEEIQIIKRYFLITTRLIFKNLVKVIVDAIEDSRCDLMLRSNLSYIANLSNLDYQGLASLNDAFISNGAVRALLIVCIESKFSSIRALALRALATVCSTTETIRQLEKADGIEVLRDILSDRRSASERAEPELREAVSVLTQITAPWHGEDHRIDGLKQHLHAIVEAVTALVDRTTCCQTLLLCSACLNNMTRLESTALYSLMSHETANKLRVAVERRGPGASIFLYEQITAMLFNMSSNKKCHHHLASSRPLIHFLTGTFNQKFYTRPGEEQSRVEAEAQRKTIRHILQVLSRLLASGAISGHDELLESTIVPIFARVGRHQQLLDDRSEHFRDLSCLQRRLNESRGQAGSAPSSGSASTFQESDQIVTVVHGPTPAPAVRNPYVTRLTIEHRPNGGGIIMLDKNRQESYV